The following proteins are co-located in the Solanum pennellii chromosome 1, SPENNV200 genome:
- the LOC114075656 gene encoding putative F-box protein At1g47730 — protein MNSSTKIPHDIIFEIFSWLPVKSLMRLKCVSTFCKSIVLESDFLDIHRCRSTGTKFLLKGEEVYYTAEEKKDGKESASLLQVDKFNKIYNCIPTYSHLSSCVNGLFCCWRSSSLLIFNPSTKELRFLPHSNKHISLYNYSLGFEPKENKYKVVSAEYHAQEGYIKYWIFTLGIDKSWRESQIIFSCVPSTSPSVCISGVIYQFIYESVINDYKSAIVALDVKSENYEIIALWEEFGLHYHELIEVKGKLAVIDYDYESMQSGYMDMWILEQTPRKQWERHIIRFPFLWNDKKPIVISSCTTSNGEIVFFMYLSPPRVVSCFSYDVIRKSWRELKIKGFPKENNINGIYSYVESLVSFG, from the coding sequence atgaattcttccaccAAAATACCtcatgatataatatttgaaatattctcATGGCTTCCTGTCAAGTCGTTAATGCGTTTAAAGTGTGTTTCCACATTCTGTAAATCAATTGTATTGGAATCAGATTTTTTGGATATCCATAGATGTCGTTCTACTGGGACAAAATTCCTTCTGAAAGGAGAAGAAGTTTATTACACCGCGGaggaaaagaaagatggaaaagAATCTGCCTCCCTTCTTCAAgttgataaatttaataaaatctaCAATTGTATCCCTACATATTCTCATCTCAGTTCATGCGTTAAtggtttattttgttgttggagATCATCATCTCTACTAATCTTCAATCCCAGCACAAAAGAACTAAGATTTCTGCCCCATTCAAATAAACATATTTCTTTGTATAACTATTCGTTAGGTTTTGAGCCAAAAGAAAACAAGTACAAAGTTGTCTCAGCAGAATATCATGCTCAAGAAGGATACATAAAATACTGGATTTTCACTTTAGGCATAGACAAATCATGGAGAGAGAGTCAAATCATTTTCTCTTGTGTTCCGTCTACTAGTCCCAGTGTTTGCATTAGTGGAGTTATCTATCAGTTCATCTATGAGTCTGTTATAAACGATTACAAATCTGCTATTGTTGCATTGGAtgttaaatctgaaaattatgaaattattgcATTGTGGGAAGAATTTGGGCTGCATTATCACGAGCTAATAGAGGTGAAGGGTAAATTAGCAGTCATAGATTATGATTATGAAAGCATGCAAAGTGGATACATGGACATGTGGATTTTAGAGCAGACTCCAAGAAAACAATGGGAGAGACATATCATTCGTTTTCCCTTTTTATGGAACGATAAAAAACCTATAGTTATATCATCCTGCACTACCAGTAATGGGGAGATTGTATTTTTCATGTACTTAAGTCCTCCAAGAGTTGTCAGTTGTTTCTCTTATGATGTCATAAGAAAGAGTTGGAGGGAACTAAAAATCAAGGGTTTTCCGAAGGAAAACAACATCAACGGCATTTATAGTTATGTTGAAAGTCTTGTTTCCTTTGGATAA